TAAGGTTAAAAAGCAGACGCTGCATGCTAAAATAAATGGttaaattaatatttaaaagTACCACACCTCTacttaaaagaatatatacaaTATAGAACAACTTTAACCGATAAAAAACTCACAATCAGCGGACTTCGTGTGTAAGATTAAACTGAGCTTCTCTTGCGCCCAGCACAAAGATTTTATAGAATTTAAGCTACTAGCTTAAGCCGTGAGAGGAGCTTGTAATAAAGCTTTTGCATTATAGAGAGAAAGAGACCAAGCCAGCCACAACTTGGCagcttgttgttgttatttttacAGAGAGGAGATAGAGACGTCAAACTTTAACAGTGATCTGTTATTTCTACTCTCTTCATTCATTATTTACGTTTGTTATTGAACATTTGCATGATTCAACAGCAAGAAAGAGTCAAAGCTAACAAATGAGCAAAGCTTTCAAAGCTTTACACCGATCTGTGGGTTCTCGCTCTCTTCTCTCTAAACTTACAGTCTTCATTCATTATTTCCGTTTTATAATGCACTGCATGATTCACCTTCGTCGCTGATAAATCAGCATTTCGTTAAGGTCTTGGCacactcactctctctctgtctcgcgCCCGGTGGGTCAGTGTGTCTCGTTTCCATGTGAGAGGCTGCTGCTCTGCCGCCTTCGGCTCTGTGACGTTACATATTCCCCTCAGTTTGTGTCCACTTTTGCCGGTCGCTCATTAGCAATTTCTAAGAAATTCATATTAATAATACCTACACACTTTTGCGCATCTGTTTATTTCTGTTCGTTACGGATCACTTTATTTTTTATAATTGGAATCTGTTGGGTGGCGCGGTACGGAAACAAGGCAAATGTTTAGAATAGGTGGCGCCATGACTGAGTCACGATTTCTGTTTCTTGGGAATTTCCTGAGAATCGGAACGAATTGAAAAATGTGGCAGATGATTCAAAATCTGCATAGCGTTTACTGACAGTGAGTCCAAAATTGGTGGAGCAATCCTTAAATGAAAATCAAATCAGGCTCCAACCTGACCATTGGGGAGGACTCTTCCCATTCTCATTTCCTGACTTTGGTCGCCTTCAAATTGAAAAATGCAAATGCACACAGTACTTTGCAAATAGTTATCAAAAGTTGGCATATATGAGAATTATATGCATATTTATTGGGTTTTTAATAggaaaatattaataaaacaCGTACTCTAGTGCGGCtttgtgggtgtgtgggttgTCTGTGTATTTTCACATGCTTTTTACAAAAGCCTCAGTCGCCAAATTGTTTGACAGGCTTCAACaatttttcaatatttcaacTCAAACGAGGGATCGCACTCtgcgtctctctctctcttctctctctctctctgtgtgccCTGTCGCTGCTGTCCCTTTCGTGCATATTAATATTTATAACCATGAATgttaaattcaaataaacgcATGAGAAGGCAGTAGGCTCCATGCGGGTATCACCTCTTCTCCCACTCTCCAGCAGAAGCCCCAACAAACCACAACTTTCAATATCCGCGCGAgatgaaaaaacgaaaagtttaacacacaaaaaatttaaatgaaaatACAGCAGGAACAACAAATTATTCAAGAACGGGAGGTGGGATACCTACAGAACCGAAGCTTTGGATACCCTTTTATTTCGATCGTTTCAGTGGCAGCTAAAAAAACGCAACAAGTGGATCTATAAGACAATCAATCGGTTGAATTTAGAAATGgaaatcaacaaaaaaaaatgccaTCAACTTTTTCGTACAAAAATTATTATAaagtaaatttaatttaattggatttttaatttttcgaaAATCTTTATACGCTTTGGACAATAATCttttaataatatttaatCATATGATCACTTTATATGTCCCTTCTTCTCTGTATACCAAAGCATTGCAAACACCTCAACAAAAGACTAATACCTCTCCTGAAAGCGTATAATAATATTCGCAACTTATGTGactagtttttttttgtggaagTTGCACTTCTTCTTTTCGCTTCCGGTTGCGGCTACAAAAATGTCACCGCTGgcattatttaaatttaaattttcgCATTTAAACGTTGACATGTCACTTACAACTTTAAAGTTGTTAATAATTGCGCTTTACGCCGcattgcattttttttttttttttttgtacggTCATTTATTAATTTTCCGCTGATTTATGTTGCAAAAAAGTAGAAAAAAAGTATTATATCCAACAAGCGTTCGTCGATTTCGCCACAATAAATTCTCATAAATACAGGCTCCACCTCTCCTCCTTTTTGGACCTGCTGCCACGCCCATAGCCGAAACGGTAGAGAGCCCCGCCCAAGACAAGGATTTATGCGAGCGGAGCGCATGACttttaataaaaattaatttttattatgGCCTAAAAGTAATTAATGGACTCGCAGCAAAACCGAAAAGAAAAATTGTCGCGTATGATGCATGAACCGCTGCATGGATGGTAACGGGTGTGACCAATTGCCGACGGGGGCAGTGCGACTGTACATATATTATCCTGCAGTAAGGTGCGTTACAAAAAGGGTTTACATTGCATATTAAACCGGCAAACGCTGGGTACGCTACAGAGGGAGAATTTCTGAACAGAGATATGATTTATAGGGGTCTCATACCAGTACATATAAgctgctgggttctgtttaACCGTGGCTTAATAGCTGACTACTATTAAAGTTCTTTGAAGTGCAATAGTTATTTCACGGTTCGTATCTGTATCTTATAGACCCTAAACTCCCGAGACTCCTATAATTTTTGCCTTGTCTCCATTAATACCTGACTATTATTGCAGTTCTTTGAAATGCAATGGTTCTGAATTTTGTATTTCCAACGGATCTTCAGACTCTGAAGAGACTATCCTGAGATTTCTATCTGGCTCTGTTGAAATATTTTTAGTTCTTCATAGGCTTTGCTGATACTATCCTAAAAGACTTTAAAGGTTCTCCTAACATTACACTGATTGTATTCTGAGAATGTTGTGACTTTGCTTTTGTTCTCTTAATTTCAAGCTGATGATCAGCCCACGCTCTATCCATCTTccatctgtattatatgatcGGCCTCCCACATGGCCCCACCTCAGTCTAGGCCAACTGCTGGCTAAATTGCCTTTTCTTATGACTGATTACATTATACatttgtttaatataaatgtaaTATAAATAGTGTCACTGCCCACACATTATTTGAATGAATAATCCCGTAATACGAGTGTGCAACAAAGTTTaaataaattttgaaatgaCTTCAAAACAAACAGCTTACTTATTACCACAACTCTCAGTGATTCAGGCAATAATTTTATCTGTCAATTACGCAATATGTATTTGCCTCTCATCGCACATGGCTGGGAGTTGTTTTGTGATTTTTACACATTTGCATAATATGGCAGTTGCATTATATTTTTTGCCCTGTGGCCACATACTATAATTTGTTTGCATTATTAATTTAGACGCAGCTGAAAAACTGAATCAAACAAAAACTACTCACAAATCCAATGAACAAATATTCATATTATACGATAAACACAATAAAAAACCATAGAAAAAATCCATCTAATTGTACAATTAAACATTTTGTCGTgctaataaaatatttacgaTTGCGGTCTGAAGAGATTATTGGCCTGGCAAATTACAGAAACTTAATTAAAGGCCTAAACGGAACTGCAACAAAAAAGTGGGGAGGTggatttaaattaaaaataaatctAATAAAGAGTAGCAAATTAAAGctttaaattaaaataaaataaaacaaaagcaaaccaaaccaaaccgaGAAGCCTCTCACCAGACCAAGCCGAAATCCATTTTTATTTGcattatttattgtttttagTAGTTTAGAAATAGAAGCAGGCATTCAATTAACGATTAAAGATATGTACAAGTTGCTGGATCGTTTAGTTTCAAGGCAAAActttatttaaaaatataagaaatatttatatatatgtaagtaAATATATTACAAGTTAACATAATGTTTTCTCTTTATAAATTGCTCAATATACAATTGTTGATATTTGCTGTTGGTTAGTAGAGCGTTTGCTAAACGGATTTTTGGATTTCCGGGATTAAATGCTTCGAAAATATGATTATACCTGAGGTTCGTCGATATCGCGCACTTCGTTGTCCTTGGGCTGCTTCTCCAGGGGCTCGCGGCGGCTGTTATCGTCATCGTCCGAATTATCGAACTCGCCCCGCTTGGTGGGCAAGATGGCCGGGGCCGAAGTGGCTGGTGCCGCGGCAGGCTGGAAATCTCCCTGGCTGGTGAGGACACCCTCGGCCACCTCCTCGCCGCTGTCCAGGGGACGCACATTGACCACACGGACCTTGAACAGGCTGTTGGTGTCGCCGTACACCGTCTCATTGATCTCCACCTTGTGGCCATCAACAACctgttttttgtgttttaaGATATTGTGGAAATATTAAACTTCGAtttttcggtatattttggaTATAAGTTGAAGAAATTCGTCTAAGAAATATCTAAATTAAATTCATCTTTTTAAGCTGTTTAAATCCCATATATCCGGTACAAACGCaaacaaattttaaaaaaataatcGATTCAAACTTTTTGCAGTATACTCTTAGGTGCAAGAACAGCTTAAACTAGTTTTTTGTGGGTATCTTCGATTTTTCAAATCTTTTAACCAATTTAAATCGATATAACCAAATGCTCTTCAAACTAGCTTTAGCCTTAGAAAGCTATCCGATTATTTTATATTCCCCCTTCCAATGCCATTCCCTAAACGACTTTGATTTACTGTTCGTCTTTAAGTATTCCTTTCAGCCATTTCTTTAACAGATTTTGATGATACATCTTCCCTCAAACACAGTACATACCTTAACCGTTGAGGTTGTATTGCCATTCTTGGGGTTCAGGGGAGTCAAAGGCCGCAGACCGAAGGAGAAGCCAGATCCAATGCCATCGCCTGAATCATCCGCACCGGCACCAGCACCCGTGCCATCCTCACTCGAATCGGTGGCAATAACAGGCCAAAGACGAGTGCGCAGACGACGGAAGAGGTCTGATGAAgtaaaaaagaacaaaaagatcaaaaaaaaaaaatgttaaatagaaaataggAAAATTTCGGGTGTCTGTGGTATAATTTCAAGCGGAAAAACAAACTAAAATAAAAGTGCAGCGCAGCGAAGAAACGAGACTGACATGGAGAGAGAGCGACTCTCTGGGAATCGAAGCAGGTGCCCTTCGTCTAGGTCTGGCTGGCTCTTGGTCTTGGCTGTGTCTAAGTGCTAAGCAGACATTCCATCGCTGtcgttctcgttctcgttGTCGTTGTCTCATGCTAATGTATTTTTCAGTTTGAAAATCCTTAATCCGTGAACGCACTAAAAAGCGTTTTCTGTGTCGCCAACGCTTTGCAATTTGCAATTGCCTTGTCTGGCCCTGTCGTAATACCATTCTCACCCACCCTCACCAGTCCCCTCCTCCCAAAACACACCCCAGTTTTTCATTTCTGACGACATACTGTCGTCGCCTTAGTGTCTTTCTTTTCTCTCTTCAACCTTGTCATAAATACTTGACCGCATTGCTTGGACGACTAGCTCTTGGCCCGGTCGCGGCTTGTCGCCAATTTATTTGCTGGTAATTTGCGTTTAAAGAGGTGTGAAAAGTACTTCAGTTGGCTGTTAAATTGTATGTATCGTTTAGTGATTGATAATGGGGCAGGAAATGGCGAAACTTTGCTGAAGTTTGCTGGTTTTTAATACTTTGTTGTAGAGAGAAAACGTAGCTTGCTAAAGGTTTATGTACTTATATAAATGTTATGCTCTAAGAAATATTGGATAGCCTCCCTTAAAGCTTCCGAAATAAATCCGTAATTTGAAATAGAAATCCATTGACCAATATCTATATCAATATAAATCAATAGCAATCACCTTTAATATAGGAATATATATCCCCACATTGATTTATCTACGAGTATATCATATCTGAAATACTCGTCAAATATTTGTACTATTTATTTTTCAAACATGTAGTAGTCCTCTTTTTAGCCCATCCATCTATCCATCCGAGTATATGTCACTATATTAACCTATCCCTAAATCAATAGACCTCCTCTTCCAAGTCACATGTTATATATATATCCATTATTCATCTTTATACCCAAACAGCCTTTCTCTTTCTACTTTAATACACCTCACCCCCCAATATACATAGTACCCCTCCCCATAGAGAACTCCAAGTGGACTCTGCTCCTCCATCTACAACTCAAATAAATCGCTGACAACAAAGTTCCGAGGCAACCGCAACTCCCCGAACTTTCTATTTGTCTATATGCTGTTTCCTACGCTTCGTTATCTTGTTGACCCCCCACTCTATCTCCACCTCCCCCCCTAGGAAAAACGAGTctaaaaaagaacaaaacaTCTTTCATGCATATAAAATGCCATGGGCTTTGCCAAGTTTTTACACACCCCCAGCCCCGCCCCCCCGGAAACGCACGAGTATTAGGATAAGATTTATGAAGTTTCAGCTTCATCATCGTCATCTTCATCTTCTATCGAGGCGTCTTACAATCTTAGCTCCGAGCAGATATAAGGCTGGTAGATGGTGGGCAAACTTTTCACTTTTAATGGCCAACAGACTGGCTTGACCTACTGTACTCCACTTCCCACCACCACCCCCTCTAGctatccatctatctatctatataAATAtagaaataaatacaaaagaaTAAATAAACTTTGTCTGGGGACTGCACAAAATTTGACATAATATTTTGATAAAttgtttttcgttttgaaGCCAGAGAGGCGAGAGGGGGGGGAAGAGTCGGGAAAGTTTAAAAAGTCCCCAAAGGACAGTTGGCTAATTGGCTTGACCCAAGGGACATCATGCATTTAATCCAATGTCTGAGCCATCAGAGCGTATGCATATCCTTCACCCATTGTTCAGCTCTCTCGCATCGTCATTAAGCAGGAATAAATGTGATGTGATCGAAACAGAAATGCAATTGAGACTTGTAATTATGGATGGAGCacatttttaaaatgattatttaattaaaataccattatgcgt
The sequence above is a segment of the Drosophila miranda strain MSH22 chromosome 4, D.miranda_PacBio2.1, whole genome shotgun sequence genome. Coding sequences within it:
- the LOC108162678 gene encoding uncharacterized protein LOC108162678 isoform X2, which translates into the protein MKLLLSALLIALALSGVLTLPARNNPQDDAEVIKVPSRPQSSSAAGEPDFHNFGGVIDTGAGYPFLQSNPTSFNTGFFDSFDDLFRRLRTRLWPVIATDSSEDGTGAGAGADDSGDGIGSGFSFGLRPLTPLNPKNGNTTSTVKVVDGHKVEINETVYGDTNSLFKVRVVNVRPLDSGEEVAEGVLTSQGDFQPAAAPATSAPAILPTKRGEFDNSDDDDNSRREPLEKQPKDNEVRDIDEPQFRLGL